acagtattgatgaacccagagatggacagtattgTTTAACCtagagatggacagtattgatgaacccagagatggacagtattgatGTCTTGTATGTTTGGACTCGTAGCTCTTCTGTGAGGAGGCATGCAGGTCCATATAAACACTGTTCTGTAATGATGTTTCGTTGTGTTGTAGATGTTCTGTGAGGCCAAGAGGACGTCCCCCAGTATCCTTTATATCCCTCACATCCAGCGGTGGTGGGACACGGTGGGGTCTGCTCTCAGAGCTACCTTCCTCAGCTTGTTACAGGACATCCCCTCATTCTCACCCATCCTGCTGCTGGCCACCTGTAATGTCCCCCACAGCAGCCTCTTCCCTGAGGTAGGTACTGTAGACACACACCGCCCCACAGCAGTCTAATGGGATGTAGTGAACACACCACCCACAGCAGTCTAACAGGATGTAGTGAACACACCGCCCCACAGCAGTCCTAACGGGATGTAGTGAACACACCGCCCCACAGGCAGTCTAATGGGATGTAGTGAACACACCGCCCCACAGCAGTCTAATGGGATGTAGTGAACACACCGCCCCACAGCAGTCTAACAGGATGTAGTGAACACACCGCCCCTAACATCACCAACATGGCAGTGTATTTTGTCTGCTGTGTGTTATGTGAGTGTAGGATTTTGATGTtttttaaggactcttggaagattagtccaaacgtggactaaaagagatcctaataaaatcgaATCACCAACGGGACACAAGCCCTAGAAAATGTGCACTCATTCCCTCCCCGTGTGGGAGAAGCTGGAGGGTTGGAATTGGGCTTCTGGGCAGGGGATCAGTCAGAATGATCTCGTTCATTCCCATTCAGCTGAATGTTATGTTCACTTGgtgaatcccccccccctctcatagGTCCAGGACCTGTTCTGTGCTGAGTATGGAGAGGTGCTCCAGGTTCAGGTCCCAACCCCACAGGAGAGAAGGAACTTCTTTGACGATCTCATCCTAAACCAGGCTGCCAAAGCTCCTGCATCCCAGAAGAAAGCAGGTAAGACTGCATCATACTCTGAGATATTCTAGTGGAATCCTGGATAATGGTCCAAAATGGTTAAACAAGCTCAACTTAAACTAGAACGTTCTCTGTACCAAAGCTGTCAGCACTAGCTCAGTCATGTGGTTAGTCACTAacctccctgttctcctccccAGTGCTTGCAGCCCTGGAGGTGCTTCCTGttgctccccctcttcccccaagGATGCTGACAGAAAAGGAGCAGCAGCGattggaggagcaggaggaagacACTCTCAGGGAGCTCCGCCTCTTCCTGCGTGATGTCACCAACCGCCTCTCTCAGGACAAACGCTTCAAGGCCTTCACCAAGCCTGTCGACCTGGAGGAGGTGAGACTGACCATCAATTGCTGTAAAAGTGTCTGTGTTCTAGAGGGGCGGGGATGCGTCCTAGAGGGGGGCCGCGCACTGAGCCATAAATAAACATCAGATGAGGGTTAAATAAAGAGAAGAGGCCAGATGTTGTCTAGACATGGACATGGTAGAATCTCTATCACATGGAGAATGGCTGACCTGTTGTTTTGATGGATCATGGTCTTGTCTAGGTACCTGACTATGCTACAGTTATAGAGCAGCCAATGGACctgtccactgtcctctccaACATCGACACTCACAAGTACGTGACTGTGAAGGAGTTTGTCCACGACGTGGATCTCATCTGGAAGAACTGTCTGGAATACAACCCTGACAAAGATCCTTCAGGTAGGAAATAGGTTTATCCAGAATTTTTACAGATGTTGTATTCCTGTTCATGGGAGAATGTTTCCTTTATTTCATAAATTCATGTATTAATTCAACTAATCATTCATTATTTCATTCAGCCAACTATTAATTCATGAATCAATCCATTCATCATCAGATCGTCAGATCCGCCACAGAGCCTGTGCTCTGAAGGACACTGTTCAGGCCATCGTCAAAGACGAACTGGATGAAGACTTTGAGAAGATCTGCGAGGATATCAAGGAGTCCCGCAGCACAAGAGGTCAGGTGTTATTCTATTGGTGCAGAGTAGTTCCAGAAAGATGGTTCTAGAGTAGAAATGCATTTTATCTTTTAATTTGTTCAGGGACCAGTTGATCTGTTCTGCTGCTCTCCTGGATGGATGAAAGAAGAGCATTCCTGATAGATTTAAATATGAACTGCCTCTCTCTTTACTTCCAGGTTGCTCCACTTCAAGGTTCGCTCCATCCTACTATCACGTTCATCCCAAGACCAGAGCAGTGGATGCCAAGAGCACCGATGCAGCAGGCCCCTCTAAAGAGTCTACCGCTGCTGCTCCCTCAGCTGTGACCACGCCACGCCCTTCAGGTTAGCAAGCAACTCAATGTACAGACACACAATGATACACAGGTTAGCATTTCACTACTCTGCAGACAGACTGTTTCCACTAGCCCATAGAGAATGAGCTGCGGAGAGCTTTACAGATCTATCCTCTACTGCACAGGTTAGCATTTCACTACTCTGCAGACAGACTGGTAGTTTCCACTAGCCCATAGAGAATAAGCTGCAGAGAGCTTTACAGATCTATCCTCTACTAACTGCTGGTAATGAGGGATGATAATGGTAATGAGGGATGATAACACCGTGTCAGTTTCTCTCACCATGTTTACACTCATCATTCAGTCATTCATAAAGTTGGTTTTTGAATTGGCTTTGATTATCTGGTCATCTGCTTCTCAGCAGCTCAGAAGAAGAAGCGCAGGAAGAGCCGCTGGTGCAACGGCATCATCAGGAAAAGGTCCTCTCCTCACACTTCTAAAGACCACTCTGCTGTGGTGGAGtctggagaggaagaagaggagaggagaggggcagagagtgaggaggaggaggaggggggtgatgCTGCAGCAGAGTCAGGCCTGGAGGAGCTGGAGATCACTGGGGCTGAGGAGACCCCCATGGAGCAGGAGGAACCAGCCCAACAGGAGAACCAGGACAGACAGCCCATGGAGAAAGACACTAAGGACAGCCAGACCACGGAGGAGGCTAGCCAGGCTACAACGGAGGCTACCCAGCCCAGGGTGGAGGAAGCTGTGGAGGCTAGGGCTGGAGACCAGAGCAGTGAGGGCACCCAGGACCCTGTAGTGGTGGTTGGAGCCCAGGGAAA
This sequence is a window from Oncorhynchus kisutch isolate 150728-3 unplaced genomic scaffold, Okis_V2 scaffold3813, whole genome shotgun sequence. Protein-coding genes within it:
- the LOC116371886 gene encoding ATPase family AAA domain-containing protein 2-like; the protein is SHKPRHWGFLHFSRSVLNQPTSYRPRLLLAGRPGSGQSSHLAPAVLHALEKFTVYTLDMAVLFGVSTTSPEEACAQMFCEAKRTSPSILYIPHIQRWWDTVGSALRATFLSLLQDIPSFSPILLLATCNVPHSSLFPEVQDLFCAEYGEVLQVQVPTPQERRNFFDDLILNQAAKAPASQKKAVLAALEVLPVAPPLPPRMLTEKEQQRLEEQEEDTLRELRLFLRDVTNRLSQDKRFKAFTKPVDLEEVPDYATVIEQPMDLSTVLSNIDTHKYVTVKEFVHDVDLIWKNCLEYNPDKDPSDRQIRHRACALKDTVQAIVKDELDEDFEKICEDIKESRSTRGCSTSRFAPSYYHVHPKTRAVDAKSTDAAGPSKESTAAAPSAVTTPRPSAQKKKRRKSRWCNGIIRKRSSPHTSKDHSAVVESGEEEEERRGAESEEEEEGGDAAAESGLEELEITGAEETPMEQEEPAQQENQDRQPMEKDTKDSQTTEEASQATTEATQPRVEEAVEARAGDQSSEGTQDPVVVVGAQGNHFLPEGGDNGQVSSTDKTEPQRVEVDEENTTVGVRRVTRGLKYQGMQQVMDVDQEILDQKTQPPVVDHNKLKELLQRAVSKTEGYEVYQLEKLYALLCQSIYRHRKDYDKTALLKEIENEIEDFS